In Ktedonobacteraceae bacterium, one genomic interval encodes:
- a CDS encoding ATP-binding protein: protein MMEVEQQVSHLHATQVFNAILQEFSAITDYRTLRDSLPRRLAHLFHCRCVLLYQRIGETLQFAAGSYDDHPGWSASLLAVAHINPIDLKGNTLEAQAWRIRHAVTSPPHSMQPTIIAVPLVYRQRVTGVLVAIRNNTPETQPLVLDETSQARSPAHWTTNDVQVVETAANIIAMQLENTRLLERERDRIRELSLLNSISSQVNGSMHDLNRLQAIVTQRTREISAADMCGLLLSSTPADTLPWLSPTLQAMLWQHFSSQHDVNSAPLILERPGDSESAGYLDQLPQAIKTFFAIPLLAREIGTRMSILNRYGETAHFTAVPMETAGTARTVQPVAPTPPQTKRVLGIIVGAFQRPWKLRREELILLQVVADQAGAVLENIALVEAVIEARNEARKLLRQVLEDQKLKQLILESIPAGLITIDLDGRITTFNRAAQEITGYHSFEVEGQPLQKFLPLQTVQTVVQAGIAQNETVVTNDYRSQEIVLDATLLPLCDDRGKQVGVLLTFTDVTTMRRLEEEKRRLDRLAALGQMAANMAHEVRNPLAAIKTSMQMLLDDLSRVDQDTQFVLAEAQEAISVVLQEVERLDAIVHDLLLFSRPRQLHRIECNMLELIERVVQVIQPQCQEAGIVIQRAFHEVPAVQVDVAQMEQVLLNLVLNAIHAMPGGGLLTVSCQVVPTVSTQSLRVGAAGVSPDEQQGNLEISISDTGTGIAPGELERIFQPFFTTKAHGIGLGLPITRRFIEDHGGSIQVQSQHGYGATFIVRLPLV, encoded by the coding sequence ATGATGGAAGTGGAGCAACAGGTCTCTCATCTGCACGCTACTCAAGTATTTAACGCCATCCTTCAAGAATTCAGCGCCATTACAGATTATCGCACGCTGCGCGATAGTTTGCCCCGGCGCCTTGCTCATTTATTTCATTGCCGCTGCGTGCTGCTGTATCAACGCATAGGAGAAACCTTGCAATTCGCAGCGGGTAGCTACGACGATCACCCCGGCTGGTCGGCCTCTTTGCTGGCAGTCGCCCATATCAATCCCATCGACCTCAAAGGGAATACGCTTGAGGCTCAGGCCTGGCGTATACGTCATGCTGTCACCTCACCACCGCATAGCATGCAGCCAACGATAATCGCCGTCCCTCTTGTCTACCGGCAGCGCGTTACCGGCGTTCTCGTCGCAATCCGCAACAACACGCCGGAAACACAGCCGCTTGTGCTTGACGAAACATCTCAGGCTCGGTCGCCTGCACACTGGACTACAAATGACGTGCAGGTTGTAGAGACGGCTGCCAATATCATTGCCATGCAACTGGAGAATACGCGCTTGCTCGAGCGTGAGCGCGACCGCATTCGTGAACTTTCGCTCCTTAACAGCATTAGCAGCCAGGTGAACGGTTCGATGCACGACCTGAACCGCCTGCAGGCAATCGTCACGCAGCGTACCAGGGAGATTTCCGCTGCCGATATGTGCGGCCTGCTGCTCTCGTCTACGCCAGCGGATACGCTGCCCTGGCTCTCACCAACCTTACAGGCTATGCTCTGGCAGCATTTTAGCAGCCAGCACGATGTCAATTCAGCGCCTCTCATTCTCGAACGACCCGGTGATAGTGAATCGGCAGGCTACCTGGATCAGCTACCGCAAGCGATCAAGACCTTTTTTGCCATTCCTTTACTCGCCAGAGAGATAGGAACGCGCATGAGCATATTGAACCGGTATGGAGAGACAGCACATTTCACTGCTGTGCCCATGGAGACGGCAGGTACCGCCAGGACAGTACAGCCGGTAGCGCCAACGCCTCCACAGACAAAGCGTGTATTAGGGATAATCGTGGGCGCCTTTCAAAGGCCGTGGAAATTACGCCGTGAGGAACTTATTTTGCTTCAAGTCGTAGCAGACCAGGCCGGCGCGGTTCTGGAAAACATCGCGCTCGTAGAAGCCGTCATAGAGGCGCGCAACGAGGCACGCAAATTATTACGCCAGGTCTTAGAAGATCAGAAGTTGAAGCAGTTGATTCTGGAAAGCATACCTGCCGGCTTAATCACCATCGACCTGGATGGCCGGATCACCACGTTCAATCGTGCCGCGCAAGAGATAACCGGCTATCATTCATTTGAGGTCGAGGGACAACCCTTACAAAAGTTTCTCCCTCTCCAGACGGTGCAAACTGTTGTACAGGCGGGTATAGCGCAGAATGAAACCGTCGTCACAAATGATTACAGGAGCCAGGAAATAGTACTCGACGCCACGTTGCTGCCCTTGTGTGATGATCGGGGCAAGCAGGTAGGCGTGCTTTTAACATTTACCGACGTAACGACTATGCGCCGGCTGGAGGAAGAGAAACGCCGCCTTGACCGGCTGGCAGCGCTTGGACAGATGGCCGCGAATATGGCCCATGAAGTTCGTAATCCCCTTGCCGCTATTAAAACATCCATGCAAATGCTGCTGGATGATCTCTCGCGTGTCGATCAAGATACGCAGTTCGTTCTGGCTGAAGCGCAAGAAGCGATCTCCGTTGTACTTCAGGAGGTCGAGCGGCTAGATGCGATTGTCCATGATCTCTTGCTCTTTTCTCGCCCTCGCCAGTTGCACAGGATAGAGTGCAATATGCTGGAATTGATCGAGCGCGTAGTGCAGGTGATACAACCTCAATGCCAGGAGGCAGGGATAGTCATCCAGCGAGCCTTTCATGAAGTTCCAGCAGTACAGGTAGATGTGGCGCAAATGGAGCAGGTCCTGCTGAACCTGGTGCTGAACGCTATTCACGCGATGCCCGGCGGCGGACTACTCACCGTTTCCTGCCAGGTGGTACCCACGGTATCCACTCAGTCCCTTAGAGTTGGTGCAGCGGGTGTTTCACCTGACGAGCAACAGGGTAATCTTGAAATCTCTATCAGCGATACCGGTACAGGAATAGCGCCTGGTGAACTCGAACGAATTTTTCAACCATTCTTTACTACAAAAGCCCACGGCATTGGACTCGGCTTGCCAATAACGCGCCGGTTCATCGAGGATCACGGCGGGTCTATTCAGGTGCAGAGCCAGCATGGGTATGGCGCCACATTCATAGTTCGCCTGCCGTTGGTATAG
- a CDS encoding sigma-54 dependent transcriptional regulator → MSLTILIIDDEPNLPHQFARYLRKHGYEVYTAPDGETGLAELQKSSIDLVLLDVRLPHLGGLDVLTRIRESDQELPVIMLTAYGDVQTAVAAMKLGASDYLIKGFDLDELLLAVQRALEMSAMYRELRQLRRERSDNYHFNYLVGHSERMREVFDLVARVARSDTASVLITGESGTGKEVVARAIHDQSLRASGPFHPLNCAAIANNLLESELFGYEQYAFTDAKKQKRGLLELADGGTLFLDEIGEMPLDMQAKLLRVLETRSFYRLGGNREVKINVRVLAATNRDLEAAMQEGKFRADLFFRLAVLRIALPPLRERPGDILLFASRFVDDFNRSLGRNVRRIAPETQRLLLAYRWPGNVRELKNVIERAMILSAGDELLPSHLPREIVGTIDDERGSQIDPWEQWLRLHPPGQISLEEVNERVERYFVRRALESAGYNRARAAELLGLAKVDQLRYLMRKYHIE, encoded by the coding sequence GTGAGTTTAACCATTCTCATTATCGATGATGAACCTAATCTGCCGCATCAGTTCGCGCGCTACCTGAGAAAGCATGGCTACGAGGTTTATACGGCGCCTGATGGGGAAACAGGCCTGGCGGAATTGCAAAAAAGCAGCATTGACCTGGTACTGCTCGACGTGCGTCTGCCTCATCTCGGAGGCCTGGATGTATTGACGCGCATTCGCGAAAGCGATCAAGAGTTGCCGGTCATCATGCTTACTGCCTATGGAGATGTGCAAACGGCAGTAGCCGCCATGAAATTGGGAGCCTCTGACTATCTTATCAAAGGCTTTGATCTCGACGAACTATTGCTGGCCGTCCAGCGTGCGCTGGAGATGAGCGCGATGTATCGTGAATTGCGCCAGTTGCGGCGCGAGCGCAGCGACAACTACCACTTCAACTATCTCGTCGGGCACAGCGAGCGTATGCGCGAAGTGTTTGACCTGGTAGCGCGAGTCGCGAGAAGCGATACAGCCTCGGTTCTGATCACCGGCGAAAGTGGCACCGGTAAAGAAGTTGTCGCTCGTGCCATTCATGATCAGAGCTTGCGTGCTTCCGGCCCATTCCATCCCCTCAATTGCGCTGCCATTGCCAATAACCTGCTTGAAAGCGAATTATTCGGCTACGAGCAATACGCCTTCACCGATGCGAAAAAGCAAAAGCGTGGGTTGCTCGAACTGGCAGATGGGGGAACGCTCTTTCTTGACGAAATTGGCGAAATGCCGCTCGACATGCAGGCCAAGCTCTTACGCGTGCTAGAAACCAGGTCATTTTATCGTCTTGGCGGCAATAGGGAGGTCAAGATCAATGTGCGCGTGCTGGCGGCGACTAATCGCGACCTTGAAGCGGCCATGCAGGAGGGTAAATTTCGCGCCGATCTTTTCTTTCGCCTGGCGGTATTGCGTATCGCACTTCCGCCGCTACGCGAACGTCCCGGCGATATTCTCCTCTTCGCCTCGCGTTTTGTGGACGATTTTAACAGGTCTCTGGGGAGAAATGTGCGGCGTATCGCGCCAGAAACACAGCGCCTGCTGCTTGCCTACCGGTGGCCGGGCAACGTGCGCGAACTGAAAAATGTGATCGAGCGCGCGATGATTCTTAGCGCCGGTGATGAACTTTTGCCTTCCCACTTGCCGCGTGAAATTGTAGGGACTATCGATGATGAACGTGGTAGCCAGATCGACCCCTGGGAGCAATGGCTGCGTTTGCATCCCCCCGGCCAGATTTCGCTTGAAGAGGTCAACGAACGGGTAGAGCGGTATTTTGTGCGCCGGGCGCTAGAGTCCGCCGGCTATAATCGCGCGCGGGCTGCCGAACTTCTAGGCCTCGCGAAAGTTGACCAGCTCCGCTACTTGATGCGCAAATATCACATTGAGTGA
- a CDS encoding GAF domain-containing protein produces MHNHPRHSAQLKEQEPATEAWRAVLQRIIALPGERQRLAAAMSVSPMTLSRWASNEATPGKPQLIHLLQCVQPHYRTELLEALEQDYDDAASWLDEEIPEHIPGQFFSQVLNTRATVTDSLRFWQISEMVLKQALAQLDVHGQGMSITLAQCMPPSSGGKIRSLRERLGKGTPPWPEDLQHLAAFLGIESLAGYVVQTRRPASIEDLSKEHLLPGYQTEFEVSAAAYPIWQEGRIAGCLLASSTQIGHFTEQRLSLLGTFSDIISLAFNKEDFYDPDLIAFRAMPLAPEQRPYLSSFRQKVAQTIIRASQDHRHIDNFEAERIVWQELEAGFLSFPDHSM; encoded by the coding sequence ATGCATAATCACCCTCGCCATTCGGCTCAATTAAAAGAGCAAGAGCCAGCAACAGAGGCGTGGCGCGCTGTGCTACAACGCATTATCGCCCTCCCCGGCGAACGCCAGCGTCTCGCAGCTGCCATGTCGGTCTCCCCTATGACGCTTTCACGCTGGGCCAGCAATGAGGCCACGCCGGGGAAACCACAATTGATTCACCTGCTACAGTGCGTGCAACCTCACTATCGTACAGAGTTGCTAGAGGCCCTTGAGCAGGACTACGACGATGCTGCTTCCTGGTTAGATGAAGAAATACCGGAACACATTCCAGGCCAGTTCTTCTCGCAGGTGTTGAACACACGCGCTACGGTCACCGACTCATTGCGCTTCTGGCAAATCAGCGAGATGGTCTTGAAACAGGCCCTTGCCCAATTGGACGTACACGGACAGGGCATGTCCATCACGCTGGCGCAGTGTATGCCGCCCTCTTCCGGCGGGAAAATTCGCAGCCTGCGCGAGCGCCTTGGAAAAGGTACACCACCCTGGCCAGAAGACCTGCAACACCTGGCGGCCTTTCTCGGTATCGAATCGCTCGCGGGTTACGTTGTACAAACGCGCCGCCCGGCAAGTATTGAAGACCTGAGCAAAGAACACCTGCTTCCAGGATATCAAACCGAATTTGAGGTAAGCGCAGCTGCCTACCCCATCTGGCAAGAAGGGCGTATTGCCGGTTGCCTGCTCGCTTCAAGCACGCAGATTGGCCATTTTACCGAACAACGCCTGTCGCTCCTCGGCACATTCAGTGATATCATCTCCCTGGCATTCAACAAAGAAGATTTTTACGACCCCGATCTTATTGCATTCCGCGCTATGCCCCTGGCGCCTGAACAACGCCCATATCTGTCCTCATTCCGTCAGAAGGTGGCCCAGACGATCATCCGGGCAAGCCAGGATCACCGGCATATCGACAATTTCGAGGCCGAACGCATCGTATGGCAAGAATTGGAAGCAGGGTTTTTGTCCTTTCCCGATCACTCAATGTGA
- a CDS encoding response regulator has protein sequence MPKQIIVVDDDKEVREIITFALTRTGFEVHAASNDRQLEDLLAVQMPDLIILDVMMPGMDGYSLFEHLRSRLETRHVPVIIMTAHAEDIYQRISLDLGAAQHITKPFHPLEVVEKVKKLLQVSS, from the coding sequence ATGCCAAAACAGATCATTGTCGTAGATGATGACAAGGAAGTGCGAGAAATTATCACCTTTGCGCTGACTCGCACCGGTTTTGAAGTGCATGCCGCTTCGAACGACCGGCAACTTGAAGACCTGCTTGCTGTGCAGATGCCTGATCTGATTATTCTGGATGTAATGATGCCAGGCATGGATGGCTATAGTCTTTTCGAGCATTTGCGCAGTAGACTCGAAACCCGGCATGTCCCTGTCATAATTATGACAGCCCATGCTGAGGATATCTACCAGCGCATCAGTCTTGATCTTGGAGCCGCGCAACATATCACAAAACCATTTCATCCACTTGAAGTGGTCGAAAAAGTCAAAAAACTGCTTCAAGTTAGCTCATAA
- a CDS encoding tyrosine-type recombinase/integrase → MVSEQSKQPSKQVTEARAAAQRTKLNAQAAVRRRAAEHPSKTKRPTGQQGQRDLLSKRRAQTTVARAIQDYLADHEGSNHSPKTLQWHQTALGLLRTFLEKERGITLVGEVDAADLSAWFAALRKTPGSHGKLRAERTVQTYARSARAFFHWLVHREILERSPFDKLSLPKVGKPLIRIIEPEEFERLLQACTPPGEMGPLADRAAARNRAILWLLYDTGIRLAELCHLRLEDFDRKHGTIIVKGKGSKERRIALGNNCLRNLLYYLDRHRPDEEELAQWGSAGEDHLFLSETRLPLTNNGVSLLVKRVRQRAGITDKRISPHIFRHTFAVRYLILGNDPFSLQELLGHEDLSTVLNYMHMNDETRQAQKRKFSPGDHLPTRMPGPREDRRRGFRKKPARKPERK, encoded by the coding sequence ATGGTATCCGAGCAATCCAAACAACCATCGAAACAGGTGACGGAGGCCCGCGCGGCGGCGCAGCGGACGAAACTGAACGCACAAGCGGCAGTGCGTCGCCGCGCTGCCGAGCACCCCTCCAAAACGAAACGCCCGACCGGGCAGCAGGGGCAGCGCGACCTGCTCTCGAAGCGCCGCGCCCAGACCACGGTTGCGCGCGCCATCCAGGACTACCTGGCCGATCACGAGGGCAGCAACCATAGCCCGAAAACCCTGCAATGGCATCAGACCGCCCTCGGGCTCTTGCGCACCTTCTTAGAAAAAGAACGAGGCATCACCCTGGTAGGCGAAGTCGATGCGGCCGATCTCTCCGCCTGGTTTGCTGCCTTGCGCAAGACTCCGGGCAGTCATGGCAAACTCCGGGCTGAGCGCACAGTCCAGACCTATGCGCGCTCAGCCCGGGCCTTCTTCCACTGGCTGGTGCATCGCGAGATTCTGGAACGCAGTCCCTTTGACAAGCTGTCCCTACCGAAAGTTGGAAAGCCGCTGATTCGCATCATCGAGCCGGAGGAGTTTGAACGGCTCCTGCAGGCCTGCACCCCTCCTGGAGAAATGGGTCCCCTGGCCGACCGGGCGGCCGCCCGCAATCGGGCTATCCTTTGGCTGCTCTACGATACCGGCATTCGGCTGGCCGAGTTATGTCATCTGCGCCTGGAGGACTTTGACCGCAAGCATGGCACCATCATCGTCAAAGGTAAGGGATCCAAGGAGCGACGCATTGCGCTGGGCAACAACTGCTTGCGCAACCTGCTCTATTACCTGGATCGCCATCGGCCAGATGAGGAGGAGTTAGCGCAGTGGGGCAGCGCCGGGGAAGATCACCTCTTCCTCTCCGAAACGCGCCTGCCGCTGACAAACAATGGGGTGAGTTTGCTCGTGAAGCGGGTGCGGCAACGCGCCGGGATCACCGACAAGCGCATCAGCCCGCACATCTTCCGCCATACCTTCGCGGTACGGTATCTCATCCTGGGCAATGATCCTTTTTCCCTCCAAGAACTGTTGGGCCACGAGGACCTCTCAACGGTGCTGAATTATATGCACATGAACGATGAAACCAGGCAGGCCCAGAAGCGCAAGTTCAGTCCGGGGGATCACCTGCCGACGCGCATGCCGGGGCCGCGAGAGGACCGGCGTCGAGGCTTCCGCAAGAAACCTGCTCGCAAACCGGAGAGGAAATGA
- a CDS encoding serine/threonine-protein kinase — protein MNQRIGQQVGTYRLLHVLGEGGFATVYLGEHVHLGTLAALKLLHVTFSSEDLEAFRREAQLIARLEHPHIVRVLDYDVQAGTPFLVLSFAPGGTLRSAHPKGTVLPLTKVVDYVAQVSEALQYAHDRGIIHRDVKPENLLVGARQEVLLGDFGIAVLSQRSRSVSTQEVVGTAAYMAPEQFRGKPGVASDQYALAVVVYEWLTGERPFSGSFVELASQHLLTPAPGLRQKNAGISSAVERVVLTALAKDPARRFGSVRGFATALEQAAHTLSPTIPAHALPPVDHGVSAVIAPTIPPTASELASLSPGLARPSRQLQMADPGAREPAKRRRARRTRRVRAICFVLFVASVLLWLITAADPALHGWFAGAILLTLVFWIAAYADHRRATEDPGATNKR, from the coding sequence ATGAACCAGCGGATTGGGCAGCAGGTTGGCACCTATCGGTTGCTGCACGTCCTCGGAGAAGGCGGGTTTGCCACGGTCTACCTGGGCGAGCATGTACATCTGGGGACGCTGGCCGCCCTCAAGCTGCTCCATGTCACGTTTTCCTCTGAAGATCTCGAGGCCTTCCGCCGGGAAGCGCAGCTCATTGCCCGTCTGGAACATCCGCACATTGTGCGGGTACTGGACTATGACGTGCAGGCGGGTACGCCCTTTCTAGTGCTGAGCTTTGCGCCCGGAGGAACGCTGCGCAGTGCGCATCCCAAAGGGACAGTGCTCCCACTCACCAAAGTGGTCGACTACGTGGCACAGGTGTCTGAGGCGCTCCAGTATGCTCACGACCGGGGTATCATCCATCGTGACGTCAAACCGGAAAATCTGTTGGTGGGAGCACGCCAGGAGGTCCTGCTCGGCGACTTTGGCATCGCAGTCCTCTCCCAGCGCTCGCGGAGCGTTAGTACTCAGGAGGTGGTTGGAACGGCGGCCTATATGGCTCCGGAGCAGTTTCGAGGTAAACCCGGTGTTGCCAGCGATCAATACGCGCTGGCGGTGGTCGTCTATGAATGGCTCACCGGTGAGCGACCTTTCTCGGGGAGCTTTGTGGAACTTGCCAGCCAGCACCTGCTGACCCCAGCGCCGGGGCTGAGGCAGAAGAATGCGGGGATCTCGTCAGCAGTGGAACGTGTGGTGCTCACCGCGCTGGCGAAGGATCCCGCCCGGCGGTTTGGCAGCGTCAGGGGGTTCGCGACCGCTCTCGAGCAGGCTGCTCACACGCTCTCCCCTACCATCCCGGCACATGCTCTCCCTCCAGTTGACCATGGGGTGAGCGCGGTTATTGCGCCAACGATCCCGCCAACTGCGTCTGAGTTGGCATCACTGAGCCCAGGCCTCGCTCGTCCCTCACGGCAGCTCCAGATGGCTGATCCCGGCGCGCGTGAACCTGCCAAGAGGCGGCGTGCCAGGAGGACGAGAAGAGTCCGGGCCATCTGCTTTGTGCTCTTCGTTGCCAGTGTTCTCCTCTGGTTGATTACCGCTGCCGATCCGGCGCTTCACGGGTGGTTTGCCGGAGCCATCCTGCTCACCCTTGTCTTCTGGATCGCCGCCTATGCCGATCATCGCCGGGCGACCGAGGATCCTGGAGCAACGAACAAACGGTAA
- a CDS encoding ATP-dependent RecD-like DNA helicase, whose translation MSPSSSDPNEEQPRSSPLPLEHLEGTVEHVIYQAQETGFTVARLSVPGRYDPITIVGCFPAIHVGQTLHLAGYYQEHPRFGRQFQVASAQAIQPATLSGLEHYLGSGFIPGIGPVIAKRIVAQFGLETLGILEHSIERLAEVPGIGQQRIAQIQAAWQTQKALQDGMLFLQSHGISHTNAVKICQRYGDRTVEVVSQNPYQLIQDIAGIGFLTADAIARRLGIAPDAPARYQAGLLHVLRQAGGDGHCFLPESELVERAATQLTLPDHPVNAHRLGELLMDLSATKQLVIEQGYGAWADQCLCYAPAFSYAERMLAEHLSTFLARLVEIDLPAVERWIERYTHHMRTTLSPAQRQAVLLAASSRLLLLTGGPGCGKTFTTTTIVALFHAMGKTVRLAAPTGRAAQRLAELTGEEATTIHRLLGFEPQTGRFRHTDRNPLEAETIVVDEASMLDLFLAHALFKAIPPHAQVLLVGDMDQLPSVGPGRVLRDLIASEQIPVVKLTEVFRQAAASQIVINAHRINAGQMPVLRPLAQAEGSDCLWLSAAEPAEGVTAIHRLVTEILPAHGIDPVKSVQVLCPGTRGEIGTRQLNTVLQQALNPAHSGKAELLRGDHLLRVGDRVIQQINDYPREVFNGELGTIRVIDQEEQEVIVQFAERMVSYDFADLSELALAWAVTVHKSQGSEYPVVVLPLFMQHAGLLTRNLLYTGLTLARQLAILVGSAKTIGFAVHQVREQQRYTALAERLRSMANSDSLRGGR comes from the coding sequence ATGTCACCTTCGTCGTCTGACCCCAATGAAGAGCAGCCGCGCTCTTCTCCGCTCCCGCTGGAACATCTGGAAGGCACTGTGGAGCACGTGATCTACCAGGCGCAAGAGACAGGATTTACCGTGGCCCGGCTCAGCGTCCCTGGCCGCTACGATCCCATCACCATCGTTGGCTGCTTTCCCGCCATTCATGTCGGCCAGACCTTGCACCTGGCCGGGTACTACCAGGAGCATCCCCGGTTCGGGCGGCAGTTCCAGGTAGCGTCTGCGCAAGCCATCCAGCCTGCCACCCTCAGCGGGCTGGAACACTACCTGGGCAGTGGCTTCATCCCCGGCATCGGCCCGGTGATTGCCAAACGCATTGTGGCGCAATTTGGCCTGGAGACGCTTGGGATCCTTGAGCACAGCATCGAACGCCTGGCCGAAGTGCCTGGGATCGGCCAGCAGCGCATTGCCCAGATCCAGGCCGCCTGGCAGACGCAGAAGGCCTTGCAGGACGGGATGCTGTTTCTGCAAAGCCACGGCATCTCTCACACCAACGCCGTCAAGATCTGCCAGCGGTACGGAGATCGGACGGTTGAGGTCGTCTCGCAGAATCCCTACCAACTGATCCAGGACATCGCCGGCATCGGATTCCTCACCGCCGATGCGATCGCACGACGCTTGGGGATCGCTCCCGATGCCCCGGCCCGCTACCAGGCAGGGTTACTGCATGTGTTGCGCCAGGCAGGCGGGGATGGGCACTGTTTCCTCCCGGAGAGCGAGCTGGTTGAGCGTGCCGCCACGCAACTCACCCTTCCTGATCATCCGGTCAACGCGCATCGTCTTGGTGAGCTACTCATGGATCTGTCCGCCACGAAGCAGCTCGTCATCGAACAGGGCTATGGAGCCTGGGCAGACCAGTGCCTCTGTTACGCCCCCGCCTTCTCCTATGCCGAACGGATGCTGGCCGAGCATCTCTCCACCTTTCTGGCACGGCTGGTGGAGATCGACCTGCCAGCAGTAGAACGCTGGATCGAGAGATACACTCACCACATGAGGACAACCCTCTCACCGGCCCAGCGTCAGGCAGTGCTGCTCGCTGCCTCTTCGCGCCTGCTGCTCCTGACCGGTGGGCCGGGGTGTGGCAAGACCTTTACCACCACAACTATCGTGGCGTTGTTCCACGCAATGGGCAAGACCGTCAGGCTGGCTGCACCCACTGGACGCGCCGCCCAACGCCTCGCCGAGCTAACTGGGGAAGAGGCGACCACCATCCACCGGCTGCTCGGCTTTGAGCCACAAACGGGGCGCTTCCGGCACACCGACCGAAATCCATTGGAAGCCGAGACCATCGTCGTGGATGAGGCATCCATGCTGGATTTGTTCCTGGCACATGCGCTCTTCAAAGCTATCCCACCGCATGCCCAGGTGCTGCTGGTGGGCGATATGGACCAACTTCCCAGCGTGGGTCCCGGCAGGGTACTGCGAGACCTGATCGCCTCTGAACAGATCCCGGTAGTGAAGCTCACCGAGGTATTTCGGCAAGCGGCGGCTAGCCAGATTGTCATCAATGCCCATCGCATCAACGCCGGGCAGATGCCGGTCTTGCGGCCCCTGGCACAGGCGGAGGGATCCGATTGCCTGTGGCTGAGTGCAGCCGAGCCAGCAGAAGGAGTGACAGCCATCCACCGCCTGGTCACAGAGATCCTCCCTGCACACGGTATCGATCCAGTGAAGTCGGTGCAGGTCCTGTGTCCGGGCACTCGAGGCGAGATTGGAACTCGCCAGCTCAACACCGTCCTCCAGCAGGCGCTCAATCCAGCTCACTCTGGGAAAGCAGAACTGCTTCGCGGAGACCACCTCTTGCGTGTGGGGGATCGGGTGATCCAGCAGATCAATGATTACCCACGCGAGGTCTTCAACGGCGAGCTGGGAACCATCCGCGTGATCGACCAGGAGGAGCAGGAAGTCATCGTCCAGTTTGCAGAGCGCATGGTCAGCTACGATTTTGCCGACCTTTCGGAACTGGCCCTGGCGTGGGCAGTGACGGTCCACAAGAGCCAGGGCAGCGAGTACCCTGTCGTCGTGCTCCCGCTGTTCATGCAGCACGCCGGGCTCCTCACGCGCAATCTGCTCTACACCGGCCTGACGCTAGCCAGGCAACTGGCAATACTCGTCGGGTCAGCGAAGACCATTGGCTTCGCCGTCCACCAGGTGAGGGAGCAGCAACGCTACACCGCCCTGGCTGAGCGCCTGCGCAGCATGGCCAACTCAGACAGTCTGAGAGGAGGCAGGTGA
- a CDS encoding response regulator — MAQFVMVIDDSLVIRKILETCLHRADYDVKSFPDGIEALCWLNTTEARIPDLVVVDLGLPKLDGYQVIQQIKARPALEGTRLVILSRRDGVLDRLKGRLVGAHAYVTKPFKTDKLLAVIQSSLESAVPGIEGARGPGRHAPVSSEETAGTHVSGEDFPLLNISHR; from the coding sequence ATGGCACAGTTTGTGATGGTCATTGACGACTCGCTCGTGATTCGGAAGATTCTAGAAACGTGCCTACATCGAGCCGACTACGACGTGAAGAGCTTCCCTGATGGCATCGAAGCCTTGTGCTGGCTCAACACGACAGAAGCGCGCATTCCTGACCTCGTGGTGGTCGATTTGGGCCTCCCCAAACTCGATGGCTACCAGGTCATCCAACAGATCAAAGCCAGACCCGCACTAGAGGGGACCAGGCTGGTCATCCTCTCGCGGCGCGATGGAGTCCTCGATCGCCTCAAGGGTCGGCTGGTTGGAGCGCATGCCTATGTGACCAAGCCCTTCAAGACCGACAAGCTGCTTGCAGTGATCCAATCCTCTTTGGAGAGCGCTGTTCCCGGTATCGAAGGAGCAAGGGGGCCAGGAAGACATGCACCCGTTTCCTCAGAAGAAACGGCGGGCACTCACGTTTCAGGGGAAGACTTTCCCCTCCTGAATATCTCGCATCGTTGA